A region of Coccinella septempunctata chromosome 5, icCocSept1.1, whole genome shotgun sequence DNA encodes the following proteins:
- the LOC123313419 gene encoding zinc finger protein 709-like isoform X1, which yields MEESFSLTWEDSGAVVQNEEVIYGTEETEILPGQTEEFQGTDVVVSQNGEEIQDGNIMYFTEDNVLVMQESNQNNFAEHFMDCQVTEEVVTEQWEESCPEEIVVGSEEAVGLSGEQASTEDVEIPLPTDQDEYTAARPYPCDFCSRRFRKKANLMNHMVAHQTDRPHGCNLCGVRYIRKCDLMNHLKIHAYIPEAEGMEPEEQEPEVSDSEQFRKSRKGFNKKRKRQRVKEEFPSYETDEMAATSSRSYYSNEEMLEVKSYDYLPAESGETTELKYPVTDHRKPFVCQHCGVGFAREKALASHARIHGGDSPFECQKCNEMFWDMKSMRDHWRTKHGDMEDYDDDEDEDYSEEDHKYGTYYCTTCGISFHRQDNLKRHQRVHMREELTNNPDLGHICNVCGESFPEALELLAHAEVHARGSEHRCMICGEDFEDDQGCAVHVQEKHGDNLPPNTCMLCGRQCKDRRALLKHSWEHSKEKVFSCSKCAKTFHNKARLKRHMLSHRNKVVSCDVCGEEFPDGRTLMNHRHSHSNVSGRQFPCRECGKTFGSRSSQQIHIRIHTGERPYGCRFCWKAFADGGTLRKHERIHTGEKPYACAVCPRAFNQRVVLREHIRSHHSGPDPKYTHSMTPYCCSVCSDMFATSQDLIVHLIHHCDMNTAMKRQPQIGPRKYKRRRKLKPHEIDLLSYRMEDEPEQEEVPQQPPEYEIEMDTRRKRVRKTSPKREPLQFEEPYIDQEPIPPTTSIMESPPTPSKTQNVLKNKKKLKNDGGAVPSRPKMIHTQKTRVPIEPGEIGRVRHKTRTTITRTQPTEFKAASSGERIRPRTKNVSYHIFNSEKLPIATFPEDVTAVNNLLKQDQAAQEENNSNGLLYLDQVETPEVAVEQTIEFNEPVPTNLIRVRRKAATRQSPRKTNSLSPGRHIIGPGSKVRLVKSGMIVKKKVKEEKIVDDLNVKQEVDYEQHEEQIVHETPDEYVITEGNQVIEETTIQQEPESESEKTILDQDAKMKQEIMDSSPLHELAEISMQHAQSLFKCEMCSAVFSDRAQLLVHVPIHI from the exons CAAAATGAGGAAGTTATATATGGCACCGAAGAAACAGAGATATTACCAGGTCAAACAGAAGAATTCCAAGGAACAGACGTCGTAGTTTCCCAAAATGGGGAAGAAATTCAAGATGGAAACATCATGTATTTTACCGAGGACAATGTCCTGGTCATGCAAGAATCGAATCAAAATAACTTTGCCGAACACTTCATGGATTGTCAGGTAACCGAAGAGGTGGTTACAGAGCAGTGGGAAGAAAGCTGTCCAGAAGAAATAGTTGTTGGATCAGAGGAGGCAGTAGGATTATCAGGGGAGCAAGCTTCTACAGAAGATGTCGAGATCCCACTGCCGACAGACCAAGATGAATATACTGCAGCAAGACCCTATCCCTGCGACTTCTGCAGCAGGAGATTCAGAAAAAAAGCTAATCTAATGAATCATATGGTCGCTCATCAGACAGACAGACCCCATGGATGTAACCTATGCGGGGTCAGGTACATTAGGAAATGCGACCTGATGAACCACCTCAAAATTCATGCTTACATTCCTGAAGCAGAAGGTATGGAACCTGAAGAGCAAGAACCAGAAGTTTCTGATTCTGAACAATTCAGGAAGAGTAGGAAGGGGTTCAATAAAAAACGAAAGAGACAAAGGGTCAAGGAGGAATTCCCCAGTTATGAAACTGATGAAATGGCCGCCACCAGCTCCAGAAGTTACTATTCCAATGAAGAAATGCTGGAGGTTAAAAGTTATGATTATCTTCCAGCTGAAAGTGGAGAAACTACAGAATTGAAATATCCTGTGACAGATCATAGAAAACCATTTGTTTGTCAACACTGTGGAGTAG ggtTTGCTAGAGAAAAAGCCCTGGCTTCCCATGCACGAATTCATGGTGGAGACTCTCCATTCGAATGTCAGAAATGTAATGAGATGTTTTGGGATATGAAATCCATGAGAGATCACTGGCGGACCAAGCACGGCGATATGGAAGattatgatgatgatgaagacGAGGATTACTCAGAGGAAGATCACAAATACGGAACATACTATTGTACCACTTGTGGTATTTCTTTTCATAGACAAGATAACCTGAAGAGGCATCAGCGGGTTCATATGAGGGAAGAATTAACAAATAATCCTGACCTAG GACACATTTGCAACGTTTGCGGAGAATCTTTTCCTGAAGCTCTGGAGCTGCTGGCTCATGCGGAGGTACATGCACGTGGCTCCGAGCATCGCTGCATGATCTGCGGTGAAGACTTCGAAGACGACCAGGGATGTGCTGTGCACGTTCAAGAAAAACACGGCGACAATCTACCCCCCAACACTTGCATGTTATGCGGCAGGCAGTGCAAAGATCGTAGGGCTCTCCTGAAACACTCCTGGGAGCATTCAAAGGAGAAGGTGTTCTCTTGCTCGAAATGCGCCAAAACTTTTCACAACAAAGCCAGATTGAAGAGGCACATGTTGTCGCATCGAAACAAAGTTGTTTCTTGCGATGTGTGCGGAGAAGAATTTCCAGATGGTAGGACGCTCATGAATCACCGACACAGCCATAGTAACGTCTCCGGAAGGCAGTTTCCGTGTAGGGAATGCGGAAAAACTTTTGGATCGAGAAGTTCTCAACAGATACATATACGCATCCATACTG GTGAGCGACCGTACGGTTGCCGATTCTGCTGGAAGGCTTTCGCCGATGGGGGAACGCTGAGAAAACACGAAAGAATCCACACTGGTGAAAAGCCTTACGCGTGTGCTGTATGTCCCAGAGCTTTCAACCAGAGAGTCGTTTTGAGGGAACACATAAGATCGCACCATTCAGGACCCGACCCTAAGTACACACACAGTATGACCCCTTACTGTTGTTCCGTATGCTCCGATATGTTCGCCACATCTCAAGATCTAATAGTACATCTGATCCACCATTGCGATATGAACACCGCGATGAAGAGACAACCCCAAATCGGTCCGAGGAAATATAAACGACGAAGAAAATTGAAACCGCACGAAATCGATCTGTTGTCTTACAGAATGGAGGATGAACCGGAACAAGAAGAGGTGCCACAGCAACCTCCGGAATACGAGATAGAAATGGACACGAGACGGAAGAGAGTGAGGAAGACCTCCCCAAAACGTGAACCGTTACAATTCGAAGAACCCTATATCGATCAAGAACCCATACCTCCAACAACTTCCATCATGGAATCACCCCCTACACCTTCTAAGACCCAGAACGTCCTGAAGAataagaaaaagttgaaaaacgaTGGGGGTGCAGTTCCCTCAAGACCAAAGATGATTCATACGCAAAAAACCCGAGTACCCATTGAACCGGGTGAAATCGGACGGGTGCGGCATAAAACAAGAACCACTATCACAAGAACGCAACCGACCGAATTTAAAGCAGCCAGTTCGGGAGAAAGAATCCGGCCCAGGACCAAAAATGTAAGTTATCATATTTTCAACTCTGAAAAGCTACCTATTGCCACTTTTCCTGAAGATGTAACTGCTGTCAATAATTTACTGAAACAGGATCAGGCGGCTCAagaagaaaataattcaaatggtCTGCTGTATTTAGATCAGGTCGAAACGCCGGAAGTAGCCGTCGAGCAGACCATAGAATTCAATGAACCTGTTCCCACGAATTTGATCAGAGTTCGTCGAAAAGCAGCGACAAGACAATCTCCTAGAAAAACCAATAGTTTATCCCCCGGTAGACACATTATTGGTCCTGGAAGCAAGGTTAGACTCGTTAAAAGTGGAATGATCGTGAAGAAGAAAGTTAAAGAGGAGAAAATTGTCGACGATCTTAACGTCAAACAAGAGGTGGATTACGAACAGCATGAAGAACAGATAGTACACGAAACTCCCGATGAATATGTCATCACTGAAGGCAATCAGGTTATCGAAGAAACAACTATTCAGCAGGAGCCGGAATCGGAAAGTGAGAAGACGATTCTGGACCAAGATGCTAAGATGAAACAGGAAATAATGGATTCTAGTCCACTTCACGAGTTGGCTGAGATTTCAATGCAACATGCACAAAGCCTCTTTAAATGCGAAATGTGCAGTGCTGTTTTTTCAGATAGGGCACAGCTGCTGGTACACGTACCCATACATATCTGA
- the LOC123313419 gene encoding zinc finger protein 709-like isoform X2: MEESFSLTWEDSGAVVQNEEVIYGTEETEILPGQTEEFQGTDVVVSQNGEEIQDGNIMYFTEDNVLVMQESNQNNFAEHFMDCQVTEEVVTEQWEESCPEEIVVGSEEAVGLSGEQASTEDVEIPLPTDQDEYTAARPYPCDFCSRRFRKKANLMNHMVAHQTDRPHGCNLCGVRYIRKCDLMNHLKIHAYIPEAEGMEPEEQEPEVSDSEQFRKSRKGFNKKRKRQRVKEEFPSYETDEMAATSSRSYYSNEEMLEVKSYDYLPAESGETTELKYPVTDHRKPFVCQHCGVGFAREKALASHARIHGGDSPFECQKCNEMFWDMKSMRDHWRTKHGDMEDYDDDEDEDYSEEDHKYGTYYCTTCGISFHRQDNLKRHQRVHMREELTNNPDLGHICNVCGESFPEALELLAHAEVHARGSEHRCMICGEDFEDDQGCAVHVQEKHGDNLPPNTCMLCGRQCKDRRALLKHSWEHSKEKVFSCSKCAKTFHNKARLKRHMLSHRNKVVSCDVCGEEFPDGRTLMNHRHSHSNVSGRQFPCRECGKTFGSRSSQQIHIRIHTGERPYGCRFCWKAFADGGTLRKHERIHTGEKPYACAVCPRAFNQRVVLREHIRSHHSGPDPKYTHSMTPYCCSVCSDMFATSQDLIVHLIHHCDMNTAMKRQPQIGPRKYKRRRKLKPHEIDLLSYRMEDEPEQEEVPQQPPEYEIEMDTRRKRVRKTSPKREPLQFEEPYIDQEPIPPTTSIMESPPTPSKTQNVLKNKKKLKNDGGAVPSRPKMIHTQKTRVPIEPGEIGRVRHKTRTTITRTQPTEFKAASSGERIRPRTKNDQAAQEENNSNGLLYLDQVETPEVAVEQTIEFNEPVPTNLIRVRRKAATRQSPRKTNSLSPGRHIIGPGSKVRLVKSGMIVKKKVKEEKIVDDLNVKQEVDYEQHEEQIVHETPDEYVITEGNQVIEETTIQQEPESESEKTILDQDAKMKQEIMDSSPLHELAEISMQHAQSLFKCEMCSAVFSDRAQLLVHVPIHI; this comes from the exons CAAAATGAGGAAGTTATATATGGCACCGAAGAAACAGAGATATTACCAGGTCAAACAGAAGAATTCCAAGGAACAGACGTCGTAGTTTCCCAAAATGGGGAAGAAATTCAAGATGGAAACATCATGTATTTTACCGAGGACAATGTCCTGGTCATGCAAGAATCGAATCAAAATAACTTTGCCGAACACTTCATGGATTGTCAGGTAACCGAAGAGGTGGTTACAGAGCAGTGGGAAGAAAGCTGTCCAGAAGAAATAGTTGTTGGATCAGAGGAGGCAGTAGGATTATCAGGGGAGCAAGCTTCTACAGAAGATGTCGAGATCCCACTGCCGACAGACCAAGATGAATATACTGCAGCAAGACCCTATCCCTGCGACTTCTGCAGCAGGAGATTCAGAAAAAAAGCTAATCTAATGAATCATATGGTCGCTCATCAGACAGACAGACCCCATGGATGTAACCTATGCGGGGTCAGGTACATTAGGAAATGCGACCTGATGAACCACCTCAAAATTCATGCTTACATTCCTGAAGCAGAAGGTATGGAACCTGAAGAGCAAGAACCAGAAGTTTCTGATTCTGAACAATTCAGGAAGAGTAGGAAGGGGTTCAATAAAAAACGAAAGAGACAAAGGGTCAAGGAGGAATTCCCCAGTTATGAAACTGATGAAATGGCCGCCACCAGCTCCAGAAGTTACTATTCCAATGAAGAAATGCTGGAGGTTAAAAGTTATGATTATCTTCCAGCTGAAAGTGGAGAAACTACAGAATTGAAATATCCTGTGACAGATCATAGAAAACCATTTGTTTGTCAACACTGTGGAGTAG ggtTTGCTAGAGAAAAAGCCCTGGCTTCCCATGCACGAATTCATGGTGGAGACTCTCCATTCGAATGTCAGAAATGTAATGAGATGTTTTGGGATATGAAATCCATGAGAGATCACTGGCGGACCAAGCACGGCGATATGGAAGattatgatgatgatgaagacGAGGATTACTCAGAGGAAGATCACAAATACGGAACATACTATTGTACCACTTGTGGTATTTCTTTTCATAGACAAGATAACCTGAAGAGGCATCAGCGGGTTCATATGAGGGAAGAATTAACAAATAATCCTGACCTAG GACACATTTGCAACGTTTGCGGAGAATCTTTTCCTGAAGCTCTGGAGCTGCTGGCTCATGCGGAGGTACATGCACGTGGCTCCGAGCATCGCTGCATGATCTGCGGTGAAGACTTCGAAGACGACCAGGGATGTGCTGTGCACGTTCAAGAAAAACACGGCGACAATCTACCCCCCAACACTTGCATGTTATGCGGCAGGCAGTGCAAAGATCGTAGGGCTCTCCTGAAACACTCCTGGGAGCATTCAAAGGAGAAGGTGTTCTCTTGCTCGAAATGCGCCAAAACTTTTCACAACAAAGCCAGATTGAAGAGGCACATGTTGTCGCATCGAAACAAAGTTGTTTCTTGCGATGTGTGCGGAGAAGAATTTCCAGATGGTAGGACGCTCATGAATCACCGACACAGCCATAGTAACGTCTCCGGAAGGCAGTTTCCGTGTAGGGAATGCGGAAAAACTTTTGGATCGAGAAGTTCTCAACAGATACATATACGCATCCATACTG GTGAGCGACCGTACGGTTGCCGATTCTGCTGGAAGGCTTTCGCCGATGGGGGAACGCTGAGAAAACACGAAAGAATCCACACTGGTGAAAAGCCTTACGCGTGTGCTGTATGTCCCAGAGCTTTCAACCAGAGAGTCGTTTTGAGGGAACACATAAGATCGCACCATTCAGGACCCGACCCTAAGTACACACACAGTATGACCCCTTACTGTTGTTCCGTATGCTCCGATATGTTCGCCACATCTCAAGATCTAATAGTACATCTGATCCACCATTGCGATATGAACACCGCGATGAAGAGACAACCCCAAATCGGTCCGAGGAAATATAAACGACGAAGAAAATTGAAACCGCACGAAATCGATCTGTTGTCTTACAGAATGGAGGATGAACCGGAACAAGAAGAGGTGCCACAGCAACCTCCGGAATACGAGATAGAAATGGACACGAGACGGAAGAGAGTGAGGAAGACCTCCCCAAAACGTGAACCGTTACAATTCGAAGAACCCTATATCGATCAAGAACCCATACCTCCAACAACTTCCATCATGGAATCACCCCCTACACCTTCTAAGACCCAGAACGTCCTGAAGAataagaaaaagttgaaaaacgaTGGGGGTGCAGTTCCCTCAAGACCAAAGATGATTCATACGCAAAAAACCCGAGTACCCATTGAACCGGGTGAAATCGGACGGGTGCGGCATAAAACAAGAACCACTATCACAAGAACGCAACCGACCGAATTTAAAGCAGCCAGTTCGGGAGAAAGAATCCGGCCCAGGACCAAAAAT GATCAGGCGGCTCAagaagaaaataattcaaatggtCTGCTGTATTTAGATCAGGTCGAAACGCCGGAAGTAGCCGTCGAGCAGACCATAGAATTCAATGAACCTGTTCCCACGAATTTGATCAGAGTTCGTCGAAAAGCAGCGACAAGACAATCTCCTAGAAAAACCAATAGTTTATCCCCCGGTAGACACATTATTGGTCCTGGAAGCAAGGTTAGACTCGTTAAAAGTGGAATGATCGTGAAGAAGAAAGTTAAAGAGGAGAAAATTGTCGACGATCTTAACGTCAAACAAGAGGTGGATTACGAACAGCATGAAGAACAGATAGTACACGAAACTCCCGATGAATATGTCATCACTGAAGGCAATCAGGTTATCGAAGAAACAACTATTCAGCAGGAGCCGGAATCGGAAAGTGAGAAGACGATTCTGGACCAAGATGCTAAGATGAAACAGGAAATAATGGATTCTAGTCCACTTCACGAGTTGGCTGAGATTTCAATGCAACATGCACAAAGCCTCTTTAAATGCGAAATGTGCAGTGCTGTTTTTTCAGATAGGGCACAGCTGCTGGTACACGTACCCATACATATCTGA